The window CCATCCATCAACCGAACAGTGAAACCAGGTTTGGGTCACTGAGATCTTCAGTTGTATTCGCGAGCCTCCAGTGCACCCGCCCTGAACTGATCTGAAATATCGCCCACGACAGTCGACTCTTTAATGAGGAAACACCCATCATGATGAACCGTCGCCGATTCTTTTCGACATCGATGGCACTGACAGCCAGCAGCGCTGGTCTCGGACTTCTGCCGACAGAACAATCCTCAATCTCGGCCGTAGAGAAGAACGGTCGTCAACCTCGGGTTGCTTTCATCGGGACGTGGGTCAAAACACATTCACATGCGCAGCACTTCCTGGACCGACTTACGGAAGGCTATTCCTGGCAGGGACAGTGGCAGAAGCCACGAATCGACCTGGCATCTGTCTACATCGACCAGTTTCCGGAAGGTGACCTGGCGCGGGGAAGGGTTGACCGTCACCAGCTCAGGCTCTGCAGCACTATTGAAGAAGCTCTCACACTCGGCACCGGCAAACTTGCCGTCGACGGCATCGTCATCATTGGCGAACACGGAAATTATCCAAAGAACGAAAAAGGTCAGACACTTTATCCACGTTATCGATGGTTCAAGCAATGTGTTCGCGTCTTCGAAGCCAGCGGACGTTCAGTCCCCATTTTCAATGACAAACATCTGTCGACCGAATGGAACGAATGCGTTGAAATGGTAGACGATTCGCGGCGGCTGAAATTTCCGTTTCTGGCAGGCTCATCACTGCCGGTCACATGGAGACACCCTTCGGTCGAAATGCCCAGGGATGCGGATCTGGCAGAAAGCGTCTGCGTGGCCTACGGCGGTATCGACAGTTACGACATCCATGCTCTGGAAACCGCGCAGTGCATGTCCGAACGGCGCAAAGGTGGCGAAAGTGGCGTCGTGCGGGTTCAGTCCCTGCGGGACGAGAACGTCTGGAAGTTACTGGAGCACAAAGACCGATCCATCACGCAACGGCTCTTCATCGCAGCCCTTTGCCGAAGTCATAACTTGCCAGTAGAAACAGGCTACCCCACGAACGCTGTTTCACTGGAGTGGGCTCGATCCGTATTCCCCAAAATCACAGCCTACCACCTGGAACACGCAGACGGCTTCCGAACAACAATCTTCCTGACAGGGATACGAGATTTTAATTATGCAGGGTACCGACGCGACACAGACGAAATTGTGTCCTGCCAGATGTACCTTCCCATGCCGGGACACGGTTCCACAACCGCGGACTTTTTCAACCCACTGACTCGTCATATCGAAAACACCATCATCCACGGGCAGACGCCCTACCCCATTGAACGAACGCTGCTCACAAGCGGGATGGTAATTGCAGGAGTCAATTCGCTTCATGATGGTGAGTCCGTTGTTGAAACACCTCACCTGAACATAACCTACGCAGCGCCGGATAATTCTGCCTTCTGGCGGGATTGATCATACCAACAGACTTCCTGTGTTCTGCTCCCAGGACGGCTGAAATCGGCTCGTCCGGCGAGCATCGGCCGTGGTATCCCACATCCTATTCAAAATCTGAAAGGCCTGCTCATGCGAGCCATCCTGTTTGGCTTCTGTGCCACTTTGCTGACGCTCAGTCCTTCTCCGGCCAACGAATCCGGAATCGAAGCAAAGTCCCGCTCTGTTCAGAATGAAAAGAAGCCAAACATTCTGTTTATTGCCATTGATGACCAGAATGACTGGATCGGCTGCCTGAACGGACATCCCCAGATTCAGACCCCGAACATCGATAAGCTGGCGGAACGCGGAACCGTATTTCTGAACGCCCACTGCCAGTCTCCACTTTGCAACCCGTCTCGCACCAGCCTCATGACCAGCCGTCGCCCGTCAACGACTGGCATCTATGGGCTGGCTCCCTGGTTCCGGGAAGTAGAAGACCTGAAAGACATTGTGTCGCTTCCGCAGTACTTGCGACAGCACGGATACAAAGCACTGACAACCGGGAAAATCTACCACGGCGGCTACGGACGGCGGCCCAAAGACGACGAATTTGACGTCCTGGGAACTCCGTCAGGAGTTGGGGTGCGCCCGCCAAAACCACTTGTTAAAACACCACAGGGACATCCATTGGTCGACTGGGGAGTCTTTCCCCACAAGGACGAGGATAAAGGCGATTACGCCGTCGCATCCTGGGCCGTCGATCAGTTGCAGAAAGAACACGACCAGCCGTTTTTTCTTTCGTGTGGATTCTTTCTTCCGCATGTCCCGTGTTACGCAACCCAAAAATGGTTCGACCTGTATCCGCTGGACACGCTTCAACTTCCACCATTCCTGGAAAACGATCGAGACGACACTCCCAGGTTCAGCTGGTACCTGCACTGGAAACTTCCGGAGCCTCGACACCGGTTTCTTGTGCAAAACAATCAATGGAAGAATCTGGTGCGATCATATCTCGCCTGCACCAGCTTCGTGGATAATCAAATCGGACGGGTGCTGAAAGCGCTTGAAGACGGCGGGCATGCGGACAACACAATCGTCGTATTATGGTCTGATCATGGATGGCACCTGGGCGAAAAGCAGATTACCGGCAAGAACACGCTCTGGGATCGATCCACTCGTGTCCCGCTAATCTTTGCCGGTCCTGGCGTCGCGCAGGGTGGCCGGTGCGAAGAACCAGCCGAACTGCTCGACATGTATCCAACACTGATCGATCTGTGCCAGCTGCCACCGCGAAGTGACCTCGAAGGTCACAGTCTCCGGCCGCAACTCATCGATGCCAGTGCTACGCGAGAATGGCCTGCTATTACAACCCACAATCACGACAACCACGGGATTCGATCACGCGACTGGCGATTCATTCAGTATGCCGATGGTTCTGAAGAACTTTATGATATGCGACAGGATCCAAACGAATGGAAGAACCTGGTGAGCGTTCCGGAGTTCAAAGCGATCGTCGATCAGCATCGAAAGTACCTGCCTGCAAGCAGCCGAAAGCCCGTCCCCGGCAGCGCTCATCGGATCCTGATCTATGACGAAGACGCGCACACAATTAACTGGGAAGGGACAGATATCCTGCCAACCGATCCCATACCCGAATTGCAGGACTAACGAGGGCCCCCCCAAACCTCAATTTCCAGTACTCACCCGACACTCCCCCCGGAACTTTGCAAAGCCTTAATGGACTTTGTGCGGGGGGAACTTGCCCGCAAGTTGCAGATGACGGCACAAAGGATTCGTGACTGTCCGTTGAAAAATCGGGGCAGGCACGCTGAACGGCGGTAAACCGTCATGTTTTCAGGTCACCAGCTCGAGCCAGTCCCGTTTTTTGAACGGACAGTTAAGTTAGCCCACATCCTGAGTGTTGCGTCCCAGCGCTACATCAAAGTCGGTCATCGCTGGTACGAGCATCGCGATCGAGGCAAAACCATAGGCGACGCAGATCCAGAAGCAGACACCAAGACTGCCTCCCAGAAGAAAATCTGTGATGCCATAGAAAGTCAGGAACGGCAGCACCATGGAAGCCAGCGTCAGAGCGTTCGAAGGATTCTTATGTGTCAGGCTGCTGTACAGACCCAGACTTCCAAAGCCAATAAACACAATGAAGCTTTGAATCTGAATGAAGAATGACGATCTCGCTTCCACAAGCAGCAGCATGAAAATGAAAATGCCTATGAACAGGAAGAACATTGTTCCAAGGCTGTTGCCAATGGCAGACCGGGAATTGTCATAGGTCAGTCCGGCATGCAGGCCCAGTGAAACTGCGAAAAGGCTGAGCACCAGATAAGCCGCGATCACATAAACCAGATTCTCAACGGACAAGGTTGTGACAGATTGCATCGTCGCCATTGTGACGAGGAAGATCAGTGGCAGAATGATCATCTCGCGAGCGTTCCACATCGCGCCTCCAATTTTCGCCAGCATGAACTCCTTCGCGCTGAGGTCTGTTATCAGCAGTGGCTCAAGCGTTCTGCCGTCGCGTTCATTGGTGATGGACGTCACCGCCTGAGCATTCATCAACAATAAGCTGATGATACCGACGCCAATAAACGAGAACGCAGCCGGGCCCACCATTCCCAGAACCAATTCCTGCTGATCTGACAGACTGGTAACAGACAAAGTCGACCATGCCAGCATCACGACCAGCAAGGCATAGACCAACTTGATCCAGCCAACTTTGCGACCATACGCCCGTGTTCGCATTTCTCGCCAGATGACCGGATTGTTCCAAACCGTCCGATGATGCCGTGGAGATGCCGGGACCGGTTCCTGCCCGACTGTTTCCTCGCTGCTTTCAGAAGTTTCCACTGACTGCAGTGCGGACTGGCGGAGTTGCTGTGAGGGATTCCAGGTCCTCAAACGCAAAATCGTGTAAACGCTGAGGCCGGCACTCAATCCTAGAAGTATTGCCACCGTCGACAGAGCAGACACCTCCGCGACCCCGCTTTGGACCGTCGTCATTGGATTCAGAACAGCCATCATACTGCGGTAAGGCGACAGTTGGCCGATTTGCGCGCCAGTCGGGCCTCCGATTCCGGACGCAAGACCTTCAACAACAGAGAGAAAAATCACAACACCAAGGACACTGATGGCCAGCGTCTGAAATGTTTTTTCTCGCCAGAAGGCGACCATCCCGCCCCATGTCCCGGCAGCCAGAGATGCTGTCGCGATGATGGCCTCTACCCAGATAATCTGGGACCAGGTTATTCCACCCAGCAATCGCAGCGATGCGAAAACGGGCAGCGAGGCACCCACAAGAACGACGACCACCAGCAGGCTCGACATCAGCTTTCCAAGAGCAAGCTCATGGTTGCGCATATCCGTCATCAACAGCAGGATGAGTGTTTGCCTGTCTTTTTCCTGAGCGATATTCGACGCAGTGAACAGAGTGGCAAAGAACATCCCAAGCGTCAGCTGAAGTACAGCAAACAACTGGAACACCAGGTTGCTGAACGAAGCAACGTCTCCGGCGAACTGAACATCCTGAAAGCCGATCGTTGCCTGACGGATACTGTAAAACAACACCAGCATCGCGCCGATGAATCCAGACCGCATCAAATAGTGACTCGGCCTTCGCGGGGCTGTTAAAGCTTCGCGAACAAAAATCGGACCGCCCGGCAACTTCATCTCTCCAGAATATGATCAGAGGCTGTTTTGTTCGTGGTTGACGATTCCGAGCTACTTGCTGCGCATCGTATCCATCAGGAATTCGCGCTGAACCTCTGACTTGCGATCAGGATTCGCATCCCAGATTTCTCGCAACGGATAGTCATCCGGCGGAGTCTTTCCATTCGTATCGTGCACTGCACGCCAGTAGTACACCGCCAGCATCGCTTCTTCGATATAGGATTCGTTGTCGATCAGCATATTCGGGTACTTTTGAAAGACTCGTACCCACTTCGACATTGCATCTTCGAGCAACTTCTGTGCTTCCGAGATTTCGTTTGAGCCGTCGGCATTTGTGGAATCGTAGCCACGACCTTCTGCATAGGCCTTCTTTGCCTCGAACAGCGTCTTGTGGGCATCCATCGTTTCTTCATCGCGTTCTGTATTCGCATAATCCCGCCAAAATCGGAAGTGGACCATGTCGAGGTTGCGAGCCCAGAGATTTCGCTGCTCTTCAAGAGTAATACCATTCTCCTGTGCCAGCTCTGCGAGATCCTGGGGTGTCGAATTCAGCTTGTACTTCCAGTCATTGAGACCGAGGAATGTGTAGGTCCCGTAGTCTTCCATCCATTCGCGATAACCGTCTTCCCAAGCCGACCGATTTTCCTGATCGAACAGACCGTCTTTCTGGCGTGCCTCTGCGTAGTTCAATTTCGCCTTTGCTGGCCCCTGCCGAAAGAAGACGTGAGTCATCCCGGTCATGCCGTAAAGGTCATCCTTTTCGTTCGCAGCCGTGAACCAGTCATACGAAACAAGAAAACTATCCACGCCTCTCTCATTGATTTCCGGATCCGCTTCTCCATCGAAACGATCCGTATCCGGATCGCTGAGGAAATACTGTCGGAAGAATTTCTTCTCGTCGGAAATCGACATCTTGCGAGAGATAAAGTCACCGACATCATGGAACAGAATGGCTACCGTCTGATTTCGACGAGTCCCCTTCTGCAGGAACTTGATTCCTTCCTTGACCCAGTAATAGCGGTCATCGACGCGGTCCCACTCTCGCGAAACATTAAATGCCAGATTCCAGCCCTGAAACTTCCAGATCTGAACATAATGTGGCTGCAAACGAATGATCGAATCAACGGTTGCCCTAAGCTTCGCCCAGTCCTTTCGCTCCTGATAATCCATCGCCTGAAGATGCAGCAACCCCGCAGCAGGGCCACGGAGCCCAAGCAGCACAAGATTCATCGCGGCGCTGGAGGGATCAATATCGCCAAGCGTTGTCTCGCCCAGATCGTTCTCGACACGAAGCTTGGCCAGAACGCCACTGCCCTCGGCCGCCGTCTGGTCATCCGCCGAAACATCCTTCGAGGCTGGCGAACCAAGAATCACAATCGGGAGCAACAGAACCAAAATCAGAGCCGCATACAGCAGCTTGCGTTGTCTTGATGTGAGATTGTTCATTTATTTCGATTCCAGCTCCCGGAACTTCAGGAATGCCCCCGCCAGCAAGACGCAGGGAATCAGGAACGCAAAGAAAATAGCAAGTGATGGCCAGACCGACACATTGAGAGGCACGTCGAAACCTTTTTCAACATGCTGAGCGGCCGTACCAAAAACGCTGAAGTCAGGAATAATGCTGCTCGCACCAGACAACAGACCTGTCGAGACACTGTCGACCCCACGGACAAAGTTTTGAGTCGCCTGTGAAGCATTCATACCGACGCTCGGATTTCGGTGCTGAACAATCAACGCAGCGGATTCCACTAACCCAAGTCCCTGTTCGTTACCTTCCACGATCCGCAGCATGAACTGATGAAAGAACTGACCAACAAGGAAAACCGTGAATGTGAAGAACACCGCAACAGGCCCCTTCACCACACAACTTGCTGTCACGCCGATCACCACAAGCAGCATCAGCATGATGCCCGTTGTCAGGATCGCCTTGGAGTAGCCCACAAAAAATGGCCTGTCCGGCAGACGAACAAACAGGTCGGGCCGGGCCATACCAAGATACATCTGATCATTCAGACACGAGACCTCGATCCGAAGATTGTTGGAGGTGGTCAGGTCTTCGAACAAATCGAATTCCATCTTCCAGCCCTCAGGATCCCGGGATCCGAGCATTTCGCGGCGAACAAGATCATCAAAGAAACCAAACCAGCGGCGTCCGTCAGCCACTGCAAGTTTTCCACCATCAATTTTCAGGGTGCCTTCGTCAAGTTGCCCCGACAGAACGCTTTCGAGGAGCTCAGCATTCAAAATGGAGACGGCATCGTTCTCTGTGAAGACATCAACTAAAGAGGCGGACAAACCATTCCCGTCCACGAGTTTCCCACTCTCATTCAACTCTTCAATCTTCGCAGCGAGAAATCGAGCCAGCGTTTCGTAATCCGGTACAGCAGTAATCTTTCGCGGAATCCGGGAAACATTGTCGCCTTCATGAAACTCAGAAACACTGAAGGACGGAAGCGGTACTTCAAGCCGCGGCAGCTTTTCCTGCAGGTCTTCGACGTTCTCGCTGAGGTAGCCAGCGACATCGTCGCACCGGTCCGCAATATTTGTGTAAACCGTGTCACCGGCCGCTGAAGACTGACCACGTAACTGTGTCGTTGCCTCACTCAGCTCCCCGAACAGATCCGCGAGTGGCTTCAGATCCTTGTCGAAAGCCTCCAGAACCATGTAGGCTTGATTTGCTCCGGCCGCCAGACCAGCATAATCCGCGAGCGGAATATCCTCGTGCGAGGTACGAATCTTCTGGGCAAGCTCCGTAAACTTATCGGAACCATTTCGGAACTGTCCGTCGCGCAATGCATCGGCAATTTCCTTCACAGCTCCGCTGAGAGCAAGGCCTCCGAAAGCCTCCTCACGAGGATTTCTTACCAGAGTGTACTGAGCCTCCAGGCCTTCCAGGATCGATTTTTCAGAACCTTTAATGGTACGGAAGGCTTCGAAACGAGATTCCAGAACCAGATCGTCCCCCACGGTTTCAGGGCGGATGTCCTGGAAAACCCAAACAGCCCGGGCACGACTATTACCCTGAATGTACGACCGATACTTCCAGACATCCCCCGTGTTGATACCTTCGCGAGACGGCTGCCCGGTGTTGTCGATAAAGTAAAGGTTGCCAAAAACCGGCACTCGGCAGGTTAATCGATCCCGAACATTTTCAGGAATCTGCCTCTGAACCCAGACGTAACCAATCACGCCCATCACCGCGAGCACAACCGCAGCCACAGATCCGAAGCCAAGAATTCGCCCCAGCACGACTTCGATACGTCGGGCTGGTTTTGTAACAACCGTGTGCAGAGACCGAAGCCGGATATCTTCCGGAATGCCCCAGCAACTGAGGAAAATGACGGGGGGCAACATCAGCCACGCAATCGTAGTCAGGACGAACGTAATGTGAACGTTGACCTGCAGATCTGCCCGTTCATTCGCATTTGAGATGAACCAGCCGGCGAACATCAACAAGACGGCAAACACCACAAACACCAGCAGCGCCTTGCGCCGCACGGCCTCTTTCACCGTCAGAAGTGTGACCGCGTAGATTCGCCTGGGCGACAAAGAGCCCAAATCTTCGAGGAAACCAGCGAGCCCCCGAAAAAATGCCGGCAAGCCGGAAGCACCATTCCGTGCGACAGACAGCATCAGCGATATCGCAAGTCCAACTAATGATAAACCGCCGACAATCTTCAGCCACTGAATCAGGGCCACTTGAAAAGCGTACTTATCAAAGACAACAGGATTGAAGTCCATAACTGGATTTCCGAACGTTCAAGTGCAAACGATGAGCGAAAGTGCCTTCAGGTTGCCGACGATTTTGCAGTGCGCCAGCTAACTACGCCAAGCGAATTAATTCTTCGCCACATCACTCGGCTGCTCAGCGTTCGCGCTGCCAGCTGCAATTTCTTCAGTTGTGAATCGACGCCCCGGACGTTCACCACTCTCACGAACCGTACGAAGAAACAGTTCTTCCAGGTCGGCACGCGGACGCTGAAACACGGGATCAGCAAGGTTATGCTTCTTCAGCACCGCTTCAATTTCGCCCTTCGCTTCATCACTGAGGTTGGCCGTGCGGATCTGCATTTCATCACGAATTTCAAGCAGCTCGTCTACCCGGCCCAGAACTTTCAGCTCCCCCTGAAACAAGACTGCGATGCGATCACAAACATCCTGGACATCACCAAGCTGATGACTGCACATAATGACCGTCTTGCCTTCAGCTTTCAGCTTCAGAATCAGGTCCTTCATTTCACGAGTCCCGATCGGGTCAAGACCGCTGGTCGGCTCATCCAGAAGGACAAGCTCAGGATTGTTGATCAATGCCTGAGCCAGACCAATACGACGGGTCATACCCTTCGAGTACTCTTTCAGCTGTCGACGGCGGGCCTTGGACAGGCCGACCATTTCGATCAGCTCGTCAGCTCGTTTTGCTCGCTCGGTGGCCGACATATTGAAAAGCCGCCCGTAGAAATCCAGCGTCTCATCCGCATTCAGGAAGCGATACAAATAGGACTCTTCAGGCAGGTAACCAATCTTTTCGTTCTTGCTGACGTCCGACGCTGGCTTGCCCAGAATCCGCATTTCACCGGAAGTTGGAAAAAGAAGTCCCAGCAGCATCTTCATCGTCGTGGTCTTGCCTGAGCCATTCGGTCCCAGCAGACCGAAGACCTCCCCACGATAGACATCCAGACTCAGACTTTTGACCGCCTGAACTTTTTTTCGACCCCAAAAGTCGCGGTAGATTTTGGAAAGGTTCCGGATTTCGATCACGGATTCGTTTTTCATGTCGCTGTCTTCACCGGCCAGAAATATCGAAAAAGCATGAAACTACGTGATTCCTGCGTGTCCGTCGGGATCGCCAGGGGCCTTTGCCATAGCTGGGATACGCCGAATCGCCAGAATTCGTTTGCCGATTTCTGGCAGTCCGCGGTCCACGAAGCAAATCCCGAGGTCTTCGGGGCTCACTCGCCGCCGAATTTACGTGCACTCCACAGTCGACTCAATAACCCAGCCCGGAAATGCCGGACCTTTATCGAGGAGCGCCTGACGCCAACCATATGACTGTCAGATCCGTCATCCATGCGTTCCCGCAGATCGAGGCGGATGTATTCCCTGAATTTCCCGTTTACTATGTGCAGGAAACAACTGACGAAGCCATTCAAACGACAGGTATCAAACACCTCTGGTGACTTTGGGGATGTGTTGGCAATGCCACGAATCCAATCATTCACTACAAAGGGCACGCTTGATTTGCCCGTTATCGCGGCAAGGAGTGAAACAACATCAACTCCCCATGCGCGAAGAACAGCAGGCAGCGTCCTGACGAGTGCGATACTTCACGTCGTTTTCCTTCTTCTCGCCAGCTTCATCATTCTTGATCCACTGGGACTGGACCGGCCAACGAAGATAGAAGCGGGTTTTAATGTTGATGCCGGTCAGGCAAGTCCGGTTGTGATCAACACCGAGCTGACTTCGGATCAAGTCGACCCGCAGCTCGCTGAACTAGCTGCTTCCTCGGCAACTCAGCTATTCCGCGAAGAAATCTCTACCGCAAAAGACAGCCTGAGCATTGACCTCTCTGAATTTGGGTTCGGACAGACTGAGGGTACAGAACCAGTACCGGGAATTGCCGAAGGAATTCAGGACCGCGTCCGCCGAGCCGGGGGAAAGACTGGTGAGGTGCAGTTCACCTTGTCGTGGCATTCACTGAACGATCTGGATTTGCATGTGATTACTCCCTCGGGAGAACACATTTCTCACGGACACCGCAAGTCAAGATGCCACGGAGAGCTGGACGTGGACATGAATGTTCAGGCAGAGTCGAGCGAACCTGTAGAGAACATCCGATGGCTTCAACGTGGTGCCCCCATGGGACGCTACACAATATTGATCCATCAGTATCGATGGCGAACAGGACGCACCGACGCACTGGAACTGCTGGTCAACATGGGCAAAGAATCGCAATTGCTCGAACAGACGATTCATGCATCAAAGCCTCTGATCATTCTTCGGTTTCAATACGTAAAAGCAACGATGAGCGAAGCTCGCCGCAAACAGCTTCTGGAAGAATACCTTGGGTTGCAGGCACGGGAAGAAAAACTTGCAACCGACATGTTCGCGCGGGCAGTCAACATGGAGGCCGGAGAGTTGCGAGACCGAATCCTTCGCCAGATCATTGGGCAATATCCACATACCGATGCATCCATCGATGCAATGCAGTTGCTTAAAGCAGACCCAAAACCCAACTCTCGATAGACGTCCCCCCTTCTTAGAGAGACAAAGCAATCACCGAAGATGATGCAAACAACCGCTATCGGGATGCGTCGGTCTTTTTAGCTTCATTTCAACGGATGGAAACGATGCCGTCGCAAGACCCACAAGAACTCAAACCGGAGGAAGAATTCCGCTCAAACTGAGAAAACAGCCTGTTGAAAAACGGGACTGGCTCGAGCAGGAGACACCAAAACACGACGGTTTACAGCCATGCTGCGTTTGCATGTCCCGATTTTTGAAAGGACAGACAAGTCCCGACACCCGGCAGGCCATTGAATTCCCGCACGAGAGGAAATCTGGAGCGTTAAACAACGGACAGTTAGCGGTCAATTTCACCCATGACGATGTCCAGTGACCCAACTATTGCCGGAACGTCCGCAAGCGGAACACCTTCGCACAACAGATCGGTGACCGACAGGTTACAGAAGCAAGAGCTCTTTGCACGGACCCGAAGAGGGTTCGCATCTCCATTGCCAACAACGTAGAAGCCCATCTGACCCCGAGGGCATTCCGTTTCGAGATAGACTTCATCCTTGGGCAATTTGTGACTCATCTTGAATGGTTCGCGATACCCTCCTGCGGCAGCCTTATATTTGGGGATCGCCTGACGGACCAGACGGATTGACTGAACAACCTCCATCATCCGCACGTAAAACCGACACCAGTTGTCACCCAGAACAACTTCACGTGGCGCGGCAGTAAACGGAGCGACACACACATCGTAGTCGTAACCCTCGTACATCCGCGTGTAGATCGGCTCACCGTCCCGGCGAAGATCGAAGTCGACTCCACTGCCGCGAAGCACGGGCCCTGTACAACCGTAACTGACCGCCGTTTCCGGTGTCAGGACGCCCATCCCGGCAGTCCGCTTGATGAAGATGGCATTCCGGGTCAAAAGCGTATGGTATTCCTGAATACGGGGCTCCAGCCATTTCAGGAAGAGCTCAATGGCCTCCAGAAACGGGACGCTTTCCGAAGGATCACGCATGGTTAATGAGGCCAGACCTTCCGGGATGATGATCTCTTCCGGCAAATCGTTTGTTGCGCCCCCAACCGTCAGGTAGCTGCACGTCAGGCGTGCCCCACAAACCTCTTCAAAAAGATCGAGAATAATCTCGCGCTCACGGAATGCATACAGGAACGGGCTGAACGTGCCAAGATCCAGGCCATAAGCGCCCATTCCAACAAGGTGGCTGGCAATCCGTCCGAGTTCAGCAATCAGAACCCGAAGGTGAACGGCCTTCTCGGAGACCTCCATCCCGATCAGTTTTTCAACTGTCAGAGCAAAGCCCAGATTCATGTTCATCGCGGCCAGATAATCCATCCGGTCCGTGTAAGGAATGTACTGAGGCGGTGACAGATTCTCACCGATCTTTTCCGCGCATCGATGAAGGTATCCGATGTGCGGCGTACATTCATGAACGATTTCTCCGTCCGTCCTCAGCAACAACCGAAGAACACCATGCGTGCTGGGATGCTGGGGTCCCATGTTGACGAGCATTTCATCCGTTTGGACGTCAAACTCAACGACACGAGGATCTTCAATTTGCATACTCATTGAATACACCCATTTTGGGTTTCGGTGCGATTACACCACATTGACGGACGAAAAGATCTGTTCACCGGATTTGCACCGCATTCAGGGCTTATCGCCCTCGAACACCATGGTACTCGTGAGGAAACTCATAGTCTTTACGCAGGGCATGGCC is drawn from Planctomycetaceae bacterium and contains these coding sequences:
- a CDS encoding sulfatase, with the protein product MRAILFGFCATLLTLSPSPANESGIEAKSRSVQNEKKPNILFIAIDDQNDWIGCLNGHPQIQTPNIDKLAERGTVFLNAHCQSPLCNPSRTSLMTSRRPSTTGIYGLAPWFREVEDLKDIVSLPQYLRQHGYKALTTGKIYHGGYGRRPKDDEFDVLGTPSGVGVRPPKPLVKTPQGHPLVDWGVFPHKDEDKGDYAVASWAVDQLQKEHDQPFFLSCGFFLPHVPCYATQKWFDLYPLDTLQLPPFLENDRDDTPRFSWYLHWKLPEPRHRFLVQNNQWKNLVRSYLACTSFVDNQIGRVLKALEDGGHADNTIVVLWSDHGWHLGEKQITGKNTLWDRSTRVPLIFAGPGVAQGGRCEEPAELLDMYPTLIDLCQLPPRSDLEGHSLRPQLIDASATREWPAITTHNHDNHGIRSRDWRFIQYADGSEELYDMRQDPNEWKNLVSVPEFKAIVDQHRKYLPASSRKPVPGSAHRILIYDEDAHTINWEGTDILPTDPIPELQD
- a CDS encoding ABC transporter permease encodes the protein MRSGFIGAMLVLFYSIRQATIGFQDVQFAGDVASFSNLVFQLFAVLQLTLGMFFATLFTASNIAQEKDRQTLILLLMTDMRNHELALGKLMSSLLVVVVLVGASLPVFASLRLLGGITWSQIIWVEAIIATASLAAGTWGGMVAFWREKTFQTLAISVLGVVIFLSVVEGLASGIGGPTGAQIGQLSPYRSMMAVLNPMTTVQSGVAEVSALSTVAILLGLSAGLSVYTILRLRTWNPSQQLRQSALQSVETSESSEETVGQEPVPASPRHHRTVWNNPVIWREMRTRAYGRKVGWIKLVYALLVVMLAWSTLSVTSLSDQQELVLGMVGPAAFSFIGVGIISLLLMNAQAVTSITNERDGRTLEPLLITDLSAKEFMLAKIGGAMWNAREMIILPLIFLVTMATMQSVTTLSVENLVYVIAAYLVLSLFAVSLGLHAGLTYDNSRSAIGNSLGTMFFLFIGIFIFMLLLVEARSSFFIQIQSFIVFIGFGSLGLYSSLTHKNPSNALTLASMVLPFLTFYGITDFLLGGSLGVCFWICVAYGFASIAMLVPAMTDFDVALGRNTQDVG
- a CDS encoding ABC transporter ATP-binding protein; its protein translation is MKNESVIEIRNLSKIYRDFWGRKKVQAVKSLSLDVYRGEVFGLLGPNGSGKTTTMKMLLGLLFPTSGEMRILGKPASDVSKNEKIGYLPEESYLYRFLNADETLDFYGRLFNMSATERAKRADELIEMVGLSKARRRQLKEYSKGMTRRIGLAQALINNPELVLLDEPTSGLDPIGTREMKDLILKLKAEGKTVIMCSHQLGDVQDVCDRIAVLFQGELKVLGRVDELLEIRDEMQIRTANLSDEAKGEIEAVLKKHNLADPVFQRPRADLEELFLRTVRESGERPGRRFTTEEIAAGSANAEQPSDVAKN
- a CDS encoding NADH-quinone oxidoreductase subunit D (Catalyzes the transfer of electrons from NADH to quinone), which codes for MSMQIEDPRVVEFDVQTDEMLVNMGPQHPSTHGVLRLLLRTDGEIVHECTPHIGYLHRCAEKIGENLSPPQYIPYTDRMDYLAAMNMNLGFALTVEKLIGMEVSEKAVHLRVLIAELGRIASHLVGMGAYGLDLGTFSPFLYAFREREIILDLFEEVCGARLTCSYLTVGGATNDLPEEIIIPEGLASLTMRDPSESVPFLEAIELFLKWLEPRIQEYHTLLTRNAIFIKRTAGMGVLTPETAVSYGCTGPVLRGSGVDFDLRRDGEPIYTRMYEGYDYDVCVAPFTAAPREVVLGDNWCRFYVRMMEVVQSIRLVRQAIPKYKAAAGGYREPFKMSHKLPKDEVYLETECPRGQMGFYVVGNGDANPLRVRAKSSCFCNLSVTDLLCEGVPLADVPAIVGSLDIVMGEIDR